One window of the Neorickettsia findlayensis genome contains the following:
- a CDS encoding YraN family protein: MLKRSCRRSLNNLVGRLAEMIVALHLSIKGYMLLCRRYRNPHCELDLVCTKHEVLLFAEVKFRSSLQAVETTVDYARMERMYPASESFCSEFELYYRFERIFKVFLITPSVLQIITL, from the coding sequence ATGTTAAAAAGGTCGTGCCGTAGGTCATTAAATAATTTAGTGGGCCGTTTGGCGGAGATGATAGTGGCACTGCATCTCTCGATAAAGGGATATATGCTCTTGTGTAGGCGTTATAGGAATCCGCATTGTGAACTTGATTTAGTCTGTACCAAGCATGAAGTTCTACTTTTCGCAGAGGTGAAATTTCGGAGCTCGCTTCAGGCGGTTGAAACCACGGTTGATTACGCTCGTATGGAAAGGATGTATCCAGCTTCTGAGAGTTTTTGTAGTGAGTTTGAGTTGTACTACCGCTTTGAGAGAATCTTTAAAGTCTTCCTTATCACTCCGTCAGTGTTGCAAATTATAACGCTATAA
- the mgtE gene encoding magnesium transporter, protein MTDTIPLILKKLTEEISEQDRVQNQKELIDAFINARSEIQEHFMHKHLVHHTYILAEIPTELLRRIVETVGVRGFAQIITSLPVDEIVDILEEIEQDLVKKIVGFFPSKLGKVIKEILAYPEESAGRLIHKDFIVIPKDWIIEQVLQFIRIQKQLPKYISEIFVVDEENHPIGSISLNDILCAKSRSSVRILMQTNIKTVETGQDQEEVARLFRDYSLRSIAVVDKNQRIVGVISIDDVVDVISEEAEEDILHAGKVSESDINSDVTNTVMRRIKWLLVTFLSINFSSYIIGFFQLTLQQHVELAILMPIIAAMGGNAGIQASTVAVRALITKRFCQGNALRLFVKELIVGLCNGLVMSALMVIIIALRFHNLALESTFLISITLVFALATSFGAAIPFIIEKFGGDPALSSSIITSSFTDILAFVVLLSTASIILV, encoded by the coding sequence ATGACTGATACTATCCCTCTTATCCTAAAGAAGCTTACTGAGGAAATATCTGAGCAAGATAGGGTGCAGAATCAAAAAGAACTCATAGATGCATTTATAAATGCAAGGAGTGAGATTCAGGAACACTTCATGCACAAGCACTTAGTTCATCACACTTATATTTTGGCGGAGATCCCAACTGAGTTATTGAGAAGAATAGTCGAAACAGTTGGCGTCCGAGGATTCGCACAAATTATTACCTCTCTTCCGGTAGATGAAATAGTTGATATACTTGAGGAAATTGAGCAGGATTTAGTAAAAAAAATCGTTGGATTTTTCCCATCAAAACTGGGAAAAGTGATCAAAGAAATTCTCGCCTATCCTGAAGAAAGTGCAGGAAGATTGATCCATAAGGACTTCATCGTTATCCCAAAAGACTGGATCATAGAACAAGTTTTACAGTTTATTCGTATTCAAAAACAGCTGCCAAAATATATAAGCGAAATCTTTGTTGTAGACGAGGAAAACCACCCAATAGGGAGTATCTCTCTTAATGATATCTTATGTGCAAAGAGCAGATCCTCGGTAAGAATACTGATGCAGACCAATATAAAAACTGTAGAGACAGGTCAAGATCAAGAAGAAGTAGCTCGCCTTTTTAGGGATTATTCCTTACGTTCAATCGCTGTGGTCGATAAAAATCAAAGAATTGTCGGTGTAATCTCAATAGATGATGTAGTTGACGTAATCTCTGAAGAGGCAGAAGAAGATATATTACATGCTGGTAAGGTCTCAGAATCAGACATCAATTCGGATGTTACAAACACAGTAATGCGTAGAATTAAGTGGCTCTTAGTTACTTTCTTAAGTATTAACTTTTCTTCTTACATAATTGGCTTTTTCCAGCTAACATTACAACAACACGTGGAGCTCGCAATTCTTATGCCAATAATTGCCGCAATGGGTGGCAACGCAGGCATACAAGCATCTACGGTCGCAGTTAGAGCGCTAATTACAAAGAGATTTTGTCAAGGTAATGCTCTTCGTCTTTTTGTAAAAGAGTTGATTGTAGGCCTGTGCAACGGTCTTGTAATGTCAGCACTAATGGTAATAATAATAGCCTTACGCTTTCACAATCTGGCTTTAGAATCAACTTTTCTTATCTCTATCACCCTCGTATTTGCGCTTGCCACATCTTTTGGTGCTGCAATTCCGTTTATAATTGAGAAATTTGGTGGTGACCCCGCTCTTTCGTCTTCGATCATAACTAGCTCCTTTACGGATATTTTGGCATTTGTAGTGCTACTTTCAACTGCGAGCATTATCCTTGTCTAA
- a CDS encoding phage major capsid protein, producing the protein MDTTVDNLLLSLETEIKSFKEKESERLENYEKRLKNLEDGYDLAIKRPFTSSKIAEDCLYKKQLNSYLKKGLTSSIEIKSNGFPLTDTLINLLHEEMKKLSPMRQIASVNTISTDCITYISNGDALEAQWVSEDEISNSDAKEHVITTEINTYELYTQPRTTQKVLDDPSIDVERWLIEQAALAFTQLENETFITGNGEGKPHGILQHNTDSNRTQICKITSQEKNRITPEDILNLYYSLQREFSVNGTFLMHSASIQLIRGLKYEQTGNYMFQPGISIGQPDTLMGIPVIECSEMPIIATSDKSQSSTKKYPIIFGDFKRGYQIVDRSEMRVLRDPYSAKPYVSFYITKRVGAKVINPKAFVLLEMKS; encoded by the coding sequence ATGGATACAACAGTAGATAATTTACTTCTAAGCCTAGAAACAGAAATAAAATCTTTTAAAGAAAAAGAAAGCGAGAGATTGGAGAACTATGAAAAAAGGTTGAAAAATCTAGAAGATGGTTATGACTTGGCTATAAAACGACCTTTTACTTCAAGCAAAATAGCTGAAGACTGCCTGTATAAGAAGCAACTCAATAGTTATCTCAAAAAAGGATTGACGAGCTCCATTGAGATAAAGAGTAATGGCTTTCCACTTACAGATACTTTGATTAATTTGCTCCATGAAGAAATGAAGAAGCTCTCTCCAATGAGGCAAATAGCATCTGTTAATACGATCTCAACAGACTGCATAACCTATATCAGCAATGGCGATGCATTAGAGGCACAATGGGTTTCTGAGGATGAGATAAGTAACAGTGATGCAAAAGAACATGTAATCACAACAGAGATAAATACCTATGAACTCTATACACAACCAAGAACTACTCAAAAAGTCCTTGATGACCCGTCTATAGATGTAGAAAGGTGGTTAATTGAACAGGCTGCTTTGGCATTTACACAACTCGAAAACGAAACTTTCATTACCGGTAATGGAGAAGGTAAACCACATGGAATACTTCAACATAATACGGATTCTAATAGAACCCAGATTTGTAAGATCACGAGCCAGGAAAAAAACAGAATAACCCCTGAAGACATTCTGAATCTGTATTATTCCCTACAAAGAGAGTTTTCCGTCAATGGAACATTTCTCATGCACAGTGCAAGTATCCAGTTAATAAGAGGTCTAAAGTACGAACAGACGGGAAATTATATGTTCCAACCAGGAATTTCAATAGGTCAACCCGACACGTTGATGGGAATACCTGTTATTGAATGTTCAGAAATGCCCATAATAGCTACATCTGATAAATCTCAGAGCTCGACAAAGAAATATCCAATCATTTTTGGAGATTTTAAACGCGGATATCAGATTGTCGATAGAAGCGAAATGCGTGTTTTAAGAGATCCATATTCCGCAAAACCCTATGTTTCATTTTATATCACTAAGAGGGTTGGCGCAAAAGTAATCAACCCAAAGGCTTTCGTTTTATTGGAAATGAAATCCTAA
- a CDS encoding UvrD-helicase domain-containing protein: protein MIEKVTDPHFSIWINSSAGCGKTALLVKRAVSLLVNKEKNILCITFTKVATAEMHNRIFAILGKLSVMNDAEMDKYLLSTINRTVKDRDYVRKLVYTADTLIQIQTLHSFCWQSIKMCDPQHLSKKIYEENQHTFCRLLAQFIWERCQLSIKTAENTTERKLYEMLASLLSNFHLDYRQIIKKLKNDPLEQLATESIDVLSAFAEFLESNQNIPRYYISHNGIIETAINIEIWNTYEVATKINHILLDEAQDNNLKQWYIISHLCRDFLIDETNNKSIFVVGDYKQSIYGFQGASPDIYLAFYDILKQRDPQNKLIQITTSKSYRSSAAILQFVDSVFENVHLCATSYERISHTTNRAEAPGYIEVIPLLQGEEVDAELRLAISIRKTVQNWLQTGRILKAKGRPVKGSDILILVAHRTNLVDHIYTQLNAANIPVNFTGKLAVKNNPLFELFINLGKFLIYKHDDEALIALLKSPIFAWSDNALLKLRTEKKKERMFEQICDTNAGKVLKKWLKLYGTTFEIYSQILDARTITTLAKYYGSETPYYIDVFLDNTLEHERIHNFIYIFSVEDASLKIKSNNENGVTISTVHGSKGTQSPIVFIVDSNYVPQNRDIFFFTEDGIPLLSSENHVRVVQEIRNVKKESIRYEHLRLLYVALTRAEDELYIMGIGKQSKKNSWYEACSNGIAKIGSQDQDGSYYYTDDLSYRMEIKERVNKFYKDDRLSRGTKNDTERSIKARKNKQPNSENSNEVYYEEKEKLGEMILEDYATKISERTFQIIRGELIHKILEYISKIEKTEKWIDLFLEEHSPELSNEQKNEIKRTVLLFLKKNRKVGGKNEVEVYFDGKLLRMDNVEFGKDTIIIRDYKTGEDKRVSSSIEKQMRLYKEAMQAIYPEKNIITEIIWL, encoded by the coding sequence ATGATAGAAAAAGTTACTGATCCTCACTTCTCAATCTGGATCAACTCATCTGCCGGTTGTGGCAAAACCGCGTTGCTTGTAAAGAGAGCTGTATCATTATTGGTTAACAAAGAGAAGAATATACTGTGCATAACCTTTACAAAAGTAGCAACAGCGGAAATGCACAACCGCATTTTCGCCATACTAGGAAAGCTCTCTGTAATGAATGATGCAGAGATGGACAAGTATTTGCTTTCCACGATTAACAGAACAGTAAAAGATCGGGATTATGTCCGGAAACTAGTATACACAGCTGACACACTTATCCAAATACAGACACTACACTCGTTCTGCTGGCAATCAATCAAAATGTGTGACCCACAACATCTTTCGAAAAAAATATACGAGGAGAACCAACACACATTCTGCAGACTGCTAGCACAATTTATTTGGGAAAGATGTCAACTTTCCATAAAAACTGCAGAAAACACAACCGAGAGAAAATTGTATGAAATGCTAGCATCATTGCTAAGTAACTTTCACCTAGATTACAGACAAATTATCAAGAAACTTAAGAATGATCCACTTGAACAATTAGCAACGGAGAGCATAGATGTATTATCGGCATTCGCTGAATTTTTGGAAAGTAATCAAAACATTCCAAGGTATTATATTTCCCATAACGGAATCATAGAAACTGCAATAAACATAGAAATATGGAATACTTATGAAGTTGCCACAAAAATAAATCACATCCTGCTCGATGAAGCACAAGATAACAACCTAAAACAGTGGTATATCATCTCTCATCTCTGTAGGGATTTTCTTATAGACGAAACAAATAACAAGAGCATTTTCGTAGTTGGTGACTACAAACAGTCCATTTATGGCTTTCAGGGCGCGAGTCCCGATATATATCTTGCGTTTTACGACATACTGAAACAAAGAGATCCACAAAATAAGCTTATCCAAATTACGACATCAAAGTCCTATAGATCATCTGCAGCTATTCTACAATTCGTTGATAGTGTCTTTGAAAATGTCCACCTCTGCGCAACATCCTATGAGAGAATTAGCCATACTACGAATAGGGCTGAAGCGCCAGGCTATATAGAAGTGATACCATTACTACAAGGAGAAGAAGTTGATGCAGAACTTCGGCTGGCAATTTCTATCAGGAAAACTGTACAAAATTGGCTTCAAACTGGCAGAATACTTAAAGCAAAGGGCAGACCCGTAAAAGGAAGTGACATACTGATCCTCGTTGCGCACAGAACAAATTTAGTGGATCACATTTACACACAACTTAACGCCGCTAACATCCCAGTCAACTTTACTGGTAAATTAGCAGTAAAGAACAACCCTCTGTTTGAGCTTTTCATAAATCTGGGGAAGTTTCTGATCTATAAACACGATGATGAAGCTCTGATTGCACTTTTAAAATCTCCTATCTTTGCCTGGAGTGACAATGCTCTATTAAAACTCAGAACTGAGAAAAAAAAGGAACGGATGTTCGAACAGATTTGTGATACAAATGCAGGAAAAGTGCTCAAGAAATGGCTTAAACTATACGGCACGACTTTTGAGATATATTCACAAATCCTTGATGCGAGGACTATAACTACATTAGCCAAATACTATGGAAGCGAAACCCCGTATTATATTGACGTCTTTTTAGACAACACGCTCGAACACGAACGTATCCATAATTTTATTTATATTTTTTCTGTGGAAGACGCGAGTCTAAAAATCAAAAGCAACAACGAAAACGGTGTTACTATCTCAACCGTTCATGGAAGCAAAGGTACACAATCACCCATCGTGTTTATAGTGGATAGTAATTACGTCCCACAAAATCGTGATATTTTCTTCTTTACCGAAGATGGAATACCACTTCTCTCATCAGAAAACCATGTTAGGGTCGTGCAAGAAATTAGAAATGTGAAGAAGGAATCGATTCGATATGAACATCTGAGACTGCTATACGTTGCCTTAACACGTGCAGAGGATGAATTGTATATCATGGGTATCGGCAAACAGAGTAAAAAAAATTCCTGGTATGAAGCATGCAGTAATGGAATCGCAAAAATAGGCTCCCAAGATCAAGATGGATCATATTACTATACAGATGATCTCTCGTATCGAATGGAGATAAAGGAAAGGGTAAATAAATTCTACAAAGATGACAGGCTGAGTAGAGGAACAAAAAATGACACAGAGAGAAGCATAAAAGCACGAAAAAATAAGCAACCCAATTCAGAAAACTCAAATGAAGTTTATTACGAAGAAAAGGAAAAACTGGGGGAAATGATACTAGAAGATTATGCGACAAAAATCTCTGAGAGGACGTTTCAGATTATTCGCGGTGAATTAATACACAAGATTCTCGAATACATTTCGAAAATTGAAAAAACTGAAAAATGGATAGATTTGTTCCTCGAAGAACACTCCCCAGAATTATCAAACGAGCAAAAAAATGAAATCAAAAGAACGGTTTTGCTTTTTCTTAAAAAAAATCGCAAAGTGGGCGGCAAAAACGAAGTGGAGGTCTATTTCGATGGCAAGCTACTCAGAATGGATAACGTGGAGTTCGGAAAAGACACAATAATAATTAGGGATTATAAAACTGGAGAAGATAAGCGGGTTAGTTCCAGCATAGAAAAACAAATGCGTCTATATAAGGAAGCTATGCAAGCAATCTATCCAGAAAAAAATATAATCACTGAAATAATTTGGCTTTAA
- the mnmA gene encoding tRNA 2-thiouridine(34) synthase MnmA codes for MQDLAEIIPGRASNDVKVMVAMSGGVDSSTVAAYLHRAGYKVIGVTLQLHSNFTSTQTNKKTCCAGSDIFDAKRVAAQFGFLHYVVNMEETFRKEVIEDFAYSYLRGETPIPCIKCNQTVKFRDLMKIAKNLSVDALVTGHYVRRVSTENGLELHRGADPIKDQSYFLFNTTREQLEFLRFPLGNLKKSETRDLARKLSVDISEKPESQDICFVNGKSYADVIKKFRPDAQKPGKILSTNGEVLGTHNGTIHYTIGQRHGLQLSSPTPLYVVKIDARNNIIIVGTRDKLQQRSLYVKEVNWLDAKELTTGLECEVKLRSGTDTVKGCLYPSGDLVKVALAEEPQCAIAPGQACVMYHGSKVLGGGWIV; via the coding sequence ATGCAAGACCTCGCAGAAATCATCCCAGGAAGGGCATCTAATGACGTAAAAGTAATGGTTGCTATGTCGGGTGGTGTGGATAGCTCAACCGTTGCAGCTTATCTGCACAGAGCTGGCTACAAGGTCATAGGAGTGACACTACAACTTCATAGTAATTTTACTTCCACGCAAACAAATAAAAAAACTTGCTGCGCAGGTTCGGACATATTTGATGCAAAACGGGTGGCAGCACAATTCGGCTTTTTACACTATGTGGTCAATATGGAGGAAACTTTCAGAAAAGAAGTAATAGAAGACTTCGCATATTCATATCTTAGAGGAGAGACTCCTATACCATGCATAAAGTGCAATCAGACAGTCAAGTTTAGGGACCTAATGAAAATTGCTAAAAATCTCTCTGTCGATGCACTTGTAACAGGTCACTATGTAAGGCGAGTATCAACAGAAAATGGTCTAGAACTGCATAGAGGAGCTGATCCCATAAAAGATCAAAGCTATTTTCTTTTCAACACTACACGTGAACAATTGGAATTTCTCCGTTTCCCTTTAGGAAATCTTAAAAAAAGCGAAACAAGAGACTTAGCCAGAAAACTAAGTGTGGATATTTCCGAAAAACCGGAAAGTCAGGACATTTGTTTTGTAAATGGAAAGTCTTATGCGGATGTGATAAAAAAATTCAGGCCAGATGCACAGAAACCAGGAAAAATACTCTCAACTAATGGAGAAGTTCTTGGCACACATAATGGAACAATTCATTACACCATTGGACAAAGACACGGCTTGCAGTTATCTTCTCCTACGCCACTATACGTCGTAAAAATTGATGCTCGGAATAATATCATAATCGTTGGTACACGTGATAAACTGCAACAACGCTCACTTTACGTGAAAGAAGTAAATTGGCTTGATGCAAAGGAATTAACAACTGGACTAGAATGTGAGGTGAAGTTGCGTTCTGGGACCGATACAGTTAAAGGGTGTCTCTATCCAAGTGGTGACCTAGTAAAAGTCGCCTTAGCTGAGGAACCCCAATGTGCTATAGCACCTGGACAGGCTTGCGTTATGTATCATGGAAGTAAAGTATTAGGTGGTGGTTGGATTGTATGA
- a CDS encoding zinc-finger domain-containing protein, which translates to MHPLVYLDLQRDGRVTCPYCGAIFVHRGTADDTET; encoded by the coding sequence ATGCATCCACTTGTTTATCTAGATCTGCAAAGGGATGGACGCGTTACTTGCCCTTACTGTGGTGCTATATTCGTTCACAGAGGTACAGCTGATGACACAGAAACGTAA